The Setaria italica strain Yugu1 chromosome IX, Setaria_italica_v2.0, whole genome shotgun sequence genome has a window encoding:
- the LOC101770824 gene encoding putative yippee-like protein Os10g0369500: MGLLFVQVLPRGNGDPGSPAATVLQCRRCRLDAASMGAILSREFQGRIGRGYLFDRVVNITLGPNEDREFTTGPHIVNDIYCICCQEIIGWRYEKAYEESQKYKEGKFILERALMCKAP; the protein is encoded by the exons ATGGGTCTGCTGTTCGTGCAGGTGCTCCCACGGGGCAACGGGGACCCCGGctccccggcggcgacggtgctcCAGTGCCGGCGGTGCCGCCTCGACGCCGCCTCCATGGGCGCCATCCTCTCCAGGGAATTCCAGGGGCGCATCGGCCGCGGCTACCTCTTCGATCGCGT GGTGAACATAACCCTGGGCCCTAACGAGGATCGGGAATTTACGACTGGGCCGCATATAGTGAATGACATTTACTGTATCTGCTGCCAAGAAATTATTGGCTGGAGATAT GAGAAAGCGTACGAGGAGAGCCAAAAATACAAGGAAGGGAAATTCATCTTGGAGAGAGCTTTGATGTGCAAAGCCCCGTGA
- the LOC105913572 gene encoding zinc finger BED domain-containing protein RICESLEEPER 2-like — protein MVTPPTSDDQSEKLSAPSECNCAVQPWQCGSEAASGTKRHVEDAASETCSSKKKRTSPVRDYFSREKFNVRFSVDSGVSDQEEAQKAVNSVFILHDYPPSVANHPGLRAFVGALKPSFEMVTQKTIRNDILDHYEIERRKVLDYLQKNSGCVAVTTELWTDDKRKRDYIAVTGHFIDKSWKPRRCILRFLYVPYPRASDALCDALYKCLESWDLNRKLSTLTLHNCSSDDALIPQTEAKIGTTNLLLGGRMLNMQCCAHSLDSVVKDGLEVIATAIEKIRVSVAYCLATPERYEKFEEAALSQQIELTEELCLDCRSKWNSTYTMLHIALGYNKVFDHLKQIDWNFTSCPTAEDWKSVSSVCDGLKVFHELREMFSGTKFVTANVFFIHICEIKMNMHKWLECGDPIIEKMSAVMVEKFDK, from the exons ATGGTCACTCCTCCGACCAGTGATGACCAATCTGAGAAACTTTCAGCGCCCTCTGAATGTAATTGTGCAGTTCAACCTTGGCAATGTGGATCTGAAGCTGCATCTGGAACCAAACGACACGTTGAGGATGCGGCAAGTGAAACGTGTAGCTCAAAGAAGAAGCGCACTTCACCTGTTCGGGATTACTTCTCAAGGGAGAAGTTCAATGTGAGGTTTTCTGTAGACAGCGGTGTCTCTGATCAAGAAGAAGCTCAGAAAGCAGTTAACTCTGTGTTTATACTGCATGACTATCCCCCGTCAGTTGCTAATCACCCTGGTCTTCGTGCATTTGTTGGTGCATTGAAACCCTCTTTTGAAATGGTAACTCAAAAGACCATTAGAAATGATATCTTGGATCACTACGAGATTGAGAGAAGGAAAGTTCTTGATTACTTGCAAAAGAACAGTGGTTGTGTGGCTGTTACAACTGAACTCTGGACAGATGATAAGAGGAAAAGAGACTATATCGCAGTCACAGGGCATTTCATTGACAAGTCATGGAAGCCCAGAAGGTGCATCTTAAG GTTTCTATATGTGCCATACCCTCGTGCGTCGGATGCTCTTTGTGATGCACTTTATAAATGCCTCGAGAGTTGGGATCTTAATCGCAAGCTGTCTACTCTGACTCTTCACAATTGCTCTTCTGATGATGCTTTAATTCCACAAACTGAGGCAAAGATTGGGACAACTAATCTTTTATTAGGTGGAAGGATGCTAAATATGCAATGCTGTGCACATAGTCTTGACTCAGTTGTCAAAGATGGCTTGGAAGTGATCGCGACAGCCATTGAAAAAATCCGTGTTAGTGTTGCTTATTGTCTTGCTACACCAGAGAGGTATGAAAAGTTCGAGGAAGCTGCTCTATCACAACAGATTGAATTGACTGAAGAACTGTGCCTTGATTGCAGAAGTAAATGGAATTCAACCTATACTATGCTTCACATTGCTCTGGGATATAATAAGGTTTTTGATCATCTGAAGCAAATTGACTGGAACTTCACTTCATGTCCAACCGCTGAAGATTGGAAATCTGTGTCATCTGTCTGTGATGGATTGAAAGTTTTCCATGAACTCAGAGAAATGTTTTCTGGAACTAAATTCGTGACTGCTAATGTGTTTTTCATACATATATGTGAGATCAAAATGAATATGCACAAATGGCTTGAATGTGGAGATCCAATAATTGAGAAAATGTCTGCTGTCATGGTAGAAAAGTTTGATAAGTAA